The SAR202 cluster bacterium genome window below encodes:
- the aroE gene encoding shikimate dehydrogenase — translation MKLQVGIIGNSIKHSLSPIIQNLALKTHNINANYEIWDTPLPELKNRIDLLKQDKVLGANVTIPYKEQVIPWLDSLSDEVKTIGAVNTIINREGQLHGENTDSSGFIKDLTDRHNISITNKNILVLGAGGSSKAIIYGLLKNNCQSITIINRTQDKAEDIVNKFSHLGNIKTISSKFDQTENFSKFDIIINCTSFGMKHSELEGKLPLPQHLVKQCRIFYDLVYNPPITPIVSEVQKYGGIGINGIGMLIEQAGLSFKLWTGLEAPIDSMYSVLSKKT, via the coding sequence ATGAAACTACAAGTTGGGATTATAGGTAATTCTATCAAACACTCTCTTTCACCCATAATCCAAAATTTAGCACTAAAAACCCATAATATAAATGCAAACTATGAAATTTGGGATACACCACTACCTGAATTAAAAAACCGAATAGATCTATTAAAGCAAGATAAAGTACTCGGTGCAAATGTAACAATACCATATAAAGAGCAAGTTATTCCCTGGTTAGACAGTTTATCAGATGAAGTAAAAACGATTGGGGCAGTAAATACAATCATAAATCGTGAGGGTCAACTCCATGGAGAAAATACAGATTCAAGTGGTTTTATTAAAGATTTAACCGACAGGCATAATATCTCTATTACTAATAAAAATATACTTGTGTTGGGTGCAGGAGGATCTTCTAAAGCTATAATTTATGGTCTCCTAAAAAATAACTGTCAATCAATTACAATTATTAATCGAACACAAGATAAAGCAGAAGATATTGTTAATAAATTTTCACACCTCGGAAATATTAAAACCATATCTTCAAAATTTGATCAAACTGAAAATTTTTCAAAATTTGATATTATTATTAACTGCACTTCATTCGGTATGAAACACAGCGAACTTGAAGGAAAGTTACCCCTACCACAGCATCTTGTAAAACAATGTCGGATTTTTTACGATCTTGTTTACAACCCGCCTATAACACCAATTGTTTCAGAGGTACAAAAGTACGGTGGAATCGGAATTAATGGTATAGGTATGCTAATTGAACAAGCAGGATTATCATTTAAATTATGGACAGGACTAGAAGCGCCTATTGATTCTATGTATTCAGTATTAAGTAAAAAAACCTAG
- the ruvX gene encoding Holliday junction resolvase RuvX, with translation MDRILGLDFGNKRIGISISDPSNIFALPHAIYFRENIQKDIDHINSLTETNSISKIIIGLPLSLSGNQNQQTESTLKFKDALQNQTQITIETWDERFTSIQAQRTFEKPKSKKKSKQQKQFIDDVAATIMLQSYLDRQNNKI, from the coding sequence ATGGATCGTATACTAGGTCTCGATTTTGGAAATAAACGCATTGGAATATCGATTTCCGATCCATCAAATATTTTTGCATTACCACATGCAATTTATTTCAGAGAAAATATTCAAAAAGATATTGATCATATAAATTCGTTAACTGAAACTAACTCAATATCTAAAATTATTATAGGACTCCCTTTATCTTTAAGTGGGAATCAAAATCAACAAACTGAATCTACCTTAAAATTTAAAGATGCTTTACAGAATCAAACACAAATCACAATAGAAACTTGGGATGAACGTTTCACTTCGATTCAAGCACAACGTACATTTGAAAAACCAAAATCAAAAAAAAAATCAAAACAACAAAAACAATTTATTGATGACGTTGCAGCAACAATAATGTTGCAATCTTATTTGGATAGACAAAATAATAAAATATAA